A stretch of Episyrphus balteatus chromosome 2, idEpiBalt1.1, whole genome shotgun sequence DNA encodes these proteins:
- the LOC129912755 gene encoding uncharacterized protein LOC129912755, which produces MAQNFLYMFEFVVDDLLITRPNMCAPEEYPTCCELTFRSHVFVSICDKEFGGCIDTARKSGKCCLFSLETPIMRTDRLQLHVFKKRTDQCKFLIGATEIPVHRMFDKVTDDFYARNPNWNAHLKNPKANARSSISKKNKVVIDNDCGAADSSATRKEELCPTYELSKKLLALSNMSGGLQTGNIVLIMRLACMGPTIVSPFLFGKPSPSSCCPKVRAPCKKDEVNDATLCKRYFSSNAEKDCTCGECEDEEDRCQNKRNSRQNKSKSHQCIPNDQENHSRGCPCPDCDDECEIDENKDENYDEEEDCSDIIMKPCILCPSKPDYGSEKYDEFEANLNGSGLTIRVLKDTHVVENVCDIEPDDDDIEKCSSKKGKPANSKICADNLNDLVQNYSLARNHIERRIGGNIINNKSLPMVRGNIKYSGNDSCCGDSINIPLLNKLPPIKSVDAYRKTPSDIRNCCFQVEANDIDSTLRGINAAAKKKGIEVCHTFDDPDTDVFLVKLGNKKSAQNKKNMIEIELRTPKEPLNIRAQKWTKETQVDEQILDANLKNRKRKGKKGSRKNRCF; this is translated from the exons atggctcaaaattttttgtacatgttCGAATTTGTTGTGGACGATCTGCTGATCACCCGACCAAATATGTGCGCCCCCGAAGAATACCCAACATGTTGCGAATTGACTTTTCGTTCGCACGTATTCGTATCGATTTGCGACAAAGAATTCGGTGGTTGCATAGACACTGCAAGGAAAAGTGGCAAATGTTGTTTGTTCTCGCTGGAAACACCAATCATGAGAACCGATCGATTGCAGTTGCATGTTTTCAAAAAGCGAACAGACCAATGTAAGTTTTTAATTGGAGCTACGGAAATCCCTGTCCACAGAATGTTCGATAAAGTTACGGATGACTTTTATGCAAGAAATCCAAATTGGAATGCACATTTGAAAAATCCCAAAGCAAATGCTAGATCATCGATATCGAAAAAGAATAAGGTGGTCATTGATAATGATTGTGGAGCAGCAGATTCATCGGCCACACGAAAAGAAGAACTCTGTCCAACTTATGAGCtgagtaaaaagttattagCTTTGTCGAATATGAGTGGAGGACTGCAGACAGGgaatattgttttgataatgcGATTGGCATGCATGGGTCCAACTATTGTGTCGccatttttatttggaaaaccATCACCTTCTTCATGTTGTCCTAAGGTGAGAGCACCTTGTAAAAAGGATGAAGTAAATGATGCTACTCTTTGCAAGAGGTATTTTAGTTCAAATGCTGAAAAAGATTGTACATGTGGAGAGTGTGAAGATGAAGAAGATAGAT gTCAAAATAAACGAAATAGTAGGCAGAACAAAAGCAAATCTCATCAATGCATACCAAATGATCAAGAAAACCATTCTAGAGGTTGCCCATGTCCGGACTGTGATGATGAGTGTGAAATAG acgAAAATAAGGACGAAAATTACGACGAGGAAGAAGATTGCTCGGATATAATAATGAAACCGTGTATTCTATGTCCCTCAAAACCCGATTATGGGTCTGAAAAGTATGATGAATTCGAGGCCAATTTAAATGGCAGTGGCTTAACAATTCGAGTTCTAAAAGACACTCATGTAGTTGAGAATGTTTGTGACATAGAACCCGACGACGATGACATCGAAAAATGTTCCTCCAAAAAAGGCAAACCGGCTAACTCAAAGATTTGCGCTGATAACCTCAATGACCTTGTGCAAAATTATTCCTTAGCTCGAAATCACATCGAACGACGAATAGGGGGTAATATCATTAACAATAAATCATTACCGATGGTTCGAGGTAACATAAAGTACTCAGGAAATGATTCATGCTGTGGAGACAGTATTAACATACCACTATTGAATAAGCTGCCACCAATAAAAAGTGTGGACGCATATCGCAAGACCCCGAGCGACATACGAAATTGCTGCTTCCAAGTTGAAGCCAATGATATAGACAGTACGTTACGTGGCATCAATGCAGCAGCCAAGAAGAAAGGAATTGAG GTGTGCCACACTTTTGACGATCCAGACACAGATGTTTTTTTGGTCAAACTTGGGAACAAAAAATCagcacaaaacaaaaagaacatGATCGAAATCGAATTGAGAACTCCAAAAGAACCATTAAATATCCGAGCTCAAAAATGGACTAAAGAAACTCAAGTAGATGAGCAAATCCTTGATGCTAatcttaaaaatagaaaacgaAAGGGTAAGAAAGGATCTAGAAAGAATAGATGTTTCTGA
- the LOC129912754 gene encoding thyroid transcription factor 1-associated protein 26 yields the protein MGNFKQENKKFNPKNKNTKNPPGNYKKQHSKDFKPKPKPNQNAKPKQQQPPRQNKGAEIIRQKKQAEKAEKERRIMEFKKKRLEKTKVISKKTSRGQPLMKDRMEYLLKQIQEMKKH from the exons atgggcaattttaaacaagaaaataagaaattcaatccaaaaaacaaaaacacaaaaaatccacCAGGAAACTATAAAAAGCAGCACTCAAAAGAT ttCAAACCAAAACCGAAGCCTAATCAAAACGCAAAACCAAAACAACAGCAACCACCCAGACAAAACAAAGGAGCAGAAATCATTCGACAGAAAAAACAAGCTGAGAAAGCGGAAAAAGAGCGTAGAATAATGGAATTTAAGAAGAAACGTTTAGAGAAAACTAAAGTCAttagcaaaaaaacatcaaGAGGCCAACCCCTCATGAAGGACAGAATGGAATATCTTCTCAAACAAATCCAAGAAAtgaaaaaacactaa
- the LOC129912753 gene encoding leucine-rich repeat-containing protein 59, with product MPKAEKIKINVKDRVEDNAIDLSLSELTEVPVREIASFKRVTILDLSNNKLMSLGKTFPTLTNITRLDLSRNQIKFLPEDFGNLRNLRHLDLYNNKLEHLPLSFGNLNKLSYLDLKGNPLTPALAKVVGLCLTAKECNTSARNTVKCLARMQEEVEKTKEKLQQEHDAQLEVLADVTNTEEAQKSKKAKKAKNKSKKTKSENASPKPNPNIKLTKSKVEGNSPSNASTKRKSSTALRTIFTFFMLLAINIFIIYVIMFKNPEIAEKLVEFIPHQYRDWILTKSEYFRLRVSDWIQVIRTPPGHN from the exons atgccaaAAGCCGAAAAAATCAAGATAAATGTAAAAGACCGAGTGGAGGACAATGCGATCGATTTAAGTCTGTCTGAGCTCACCGAAGTTCCAGTTAGAGAAATa GCTTCGTTCAAGCGTGTGACTATTTTAGATCTTTCGAACAACAAATTGATGTCCTTGGGg aaaACCTTTCCAACTCTTACAAACATAACAAGACTTGATTTGAGCAGgaatcaaataaagtttttgcCTGAAGATTTTGGAAATCTCCGAAATCTTAGGCATTTGGATTTGTACAACAATAAGTTGGAACATTTGCCATTAAGTTTTGGTAACTTGAATAAATTGAG TTATTTAGATCTCAAAGGAAATCCCCTTACCCCGGCATTGGCTAAAGTAGTTGGATTGTGTTTGACAGCAAAAGAATGCAATACTTCTGCTAGAAATACG GTCAAATGTTTGGCTCGAATGCAAGAAGAAGTagaaaaaaccaaagaaaaactCCAACAAGAACACGATGCTCAACTTGAAGTTTTAGCAGATGTTACAAACACCGAAGAagctcaaaaatcaaaaaaagcaaagaaggctaaaaataaatcaaaaaagacCAAAAGTGAAAATGCTTCACCAAAACCAAATCCCAATATTAAATTGACCAAATCAAAAGTCGAAGGAAACTCTCCATCGAACGCTTCTACCAAGCGCAAATCGAGTACAGCTCTAAGGACaatattcacattttttatGCTTCTAGCCAtcaatatatttataatatacgTTATAATGTTTAAGAATCCGGAAATAGCGGAGAAATTAGTTGAATTTATACCTCATCAGTATCGCGATTGGATACTCACCAAATCTGAGTACTTTCGCTTGCGTGTTTCCGATTGGATTCAGGTCATCCGTACACCACCTGGGCACAACTGA